In one window of Culturomica massiliensis DNA:
- the gcvH gene encoding glycine cleavage system protein GcvH — MNVPAELKYTKEHEWIRVEGDEAVIGITDYAQSQLGDIVFVECETVGDNLEAGDTFGTVEAVKTVSDLYMPVGGEVLEFNEELEGEPELVNKDPYGKGWIIRIKLGDEAEIDGLLTADAYKAII, encoded by the coding sequence ATGAATGTACCTGCAGAATTAAAGTACACCAAAGAACATGAATGGATTCGTGTTGAGGGTGATGAAGCTGTTATAGGCATAACCGATTATGCTCAAAGTCAATTGGGCGATATCGTTTTCGTAGAGTGTGAAACTGTCGGGGATAACCTTGAAGCCGGAGATACCTTCGGTACAGTTGAGGCCGTAAAAACCGTTTCCGATTTATATATGCCTGTTGGGGGAGAAGTGTTGGAATTTAATGAAGAATTGGAAGGAGAGCCGGAATTGGTAAATAAGGATCCGTATGGAAAAGGCTGGATTATCCGTATTAAGCTCGGTGATGAAGCTGAAATCGACGGGTTGTTGACTGCTGATGCTTATAAGGCTATCATCTGA
- a CDS encoding DEAD/DEAH box helicase family protein: MTPEEKARQKIDQWFTDAGWKVVDREEYEPTCTAVAIREGLLKGNLEADYFLFINGKAVGVLEAKREDIDAFSNKVCEQVALYARSVPNIYQAYQKPLPFIFTSNGKELYFCDFRKQDACFKQIMTIPTPYELVKQLGISDYFAGLPTLRKKGLRDCQYEAVTELEKSFRSGQNRALMVLATGAGKTYTACLAAYRMLSYTPMRRILFLVDRNNLGKQAEGEFGTFRLTENGDAFNTIFTVNRLRSSSIPSDSNVIISTIQRLFSFLKGEAIEDNDDDDDNEPTEEVTLPPNPNLPHDYFDMIIIDECHRSIYGNWRKVLEYFDTVRLVGLTATPIPETMAFFNNNRIVNYTLGKSIVDGVNVNCRVYRIKTQATENGGAILEGEKVKEETRYTGEVKTVCNKETKNYTNKELNRSIINPAQIKLILSTYRDVVYTELFNDPQREANFDYLPKTLIFALNEAHATNIVQIAKEVFGRPDDRFVQKITYSAGDSNELIRQFRNDKDFRIAVTCTLVATGTDVKPLEVVMFMRDVESLPLYIQMKGRGVRTIGDEQLRNVTPNAFSKDCFYLVDAVGVTEHEKTIPTTTDEPTTKTITLKELLERISHGYLPDEYLKRLAATLARIYNKADNSQRNEFVRLAHDDMKELASRIYDVLENNALPPFVSTNEPNNERKGLVSPLAHHADARRYLLILAAGFINTLMPGEDTLISKGFSIEEAKSTTEAFEEFCKEHSDEIEALRIIYNNEGEPITYSMLKDLENKLKMANSHFTSKQLWNSYAIVNPNSVRRSTTKEESEALTNIIQLVRFAFRQIERLDSVVATSKQYFNLWLGQNQREITDKQREVIGRIVDYIASNGACTVRDIREDDATHAAQMIRAFGNMQKADEALQSLYTFVVLRKAA; encoded by the coding sequence ATGACACCAGAAGAAAAAGCGAGGCAAAAAATAGATCAGTGGTTTACCGATGCAGGTTGGAAGGTAGTTGATAGAGAAGAGTACGAACCTACTTGTACGGCTGTCGCTATAAGAGAAGGGCTGCTAAAGGGTAATCTTGAAGCCGATTATTTCCTTTTCATTAATGGAAAGGCCGTTGGTGTGCTTGAAGCTAAAAGAGAAGATATAGATGCCTTTTCCAATAAAGTATGTGAACAGGTTGCTTTATATGCCAGAAGTGTTCCCAATATCTATCAGGCATATCAGAAACCATTACCTTTCATTTTTACTTCAAATGGAAAAGAATTATATTTCTGCGATTTTCGCAAACAAGATGCTTGTTTCAAACAGATAATGACTATCCCCACACCTTATGAGTTGGTTAAACAGTTAGGGATAAGTGATTATTTTGCCGGACTTCCGACTTTGCGTAAAAAAGGATTGCGTGATTGTCAGTACGAAGCTGTAACCGAGTTGGAAAAGAGTTTCCGGAGTGGACAAAATCGTGCTTTGATGGTGTTGGCAACGGGTGCTGGCAAAACATATACCGCCTGTCTTGCTGCATATCGTATGCTATCATATACTCCCATGCGAAGAATTCTGTTCCTTGTAGATAGGAACAATCTTGGCAAACAAGCTGAAGGAGAGTTCGGTACCTTCCGATTGACAGAAAACGGAGATGCGTTCAATACCATATTTACAGTGAACCGACTTCGTTCCTCATCCATACCATCCGATAGCAATGTGATTATTTCGACCATACAGCGTCTTTTCTCATTTCTAAAAGGAGAAGCCATCGAAGATAATGACGACGATGACGACAACGAGCCGACAGAAGAAGTAACATTGCCGCCTAATCCTAACTTGCCGCACGACTATTTTGATATGATTATCATAGACGAGTGTCACCGTTCCATTTATGGGAATTGGCGCAAAGTATTGGAATACTTCGATACGGTAAGACTTGTGGGATTGACCGCTACGCCTATTCCTGAAACAATGGCGTTCTTCAACAACAACCGCATTGTCAACTATACATTGGGAAAAAGTATTGTTGACGGTGTAAATGTAAATTGTCGTGTATATAGAATCAAGACACAGGCCACCGAAAACGGAGGAGCCATCTTAGAGGGAGAAAAGGTAAAGGAGGAGACACGCTATACCGGAGAAGTGAAAACCGTCTGCAACAAGGAGACGAAAAACTACACCAATAAAGAACTAAACCGAAGTATCATCAATCCGGCACAAATCAAACTCATTCTGTCCACTTATCGCGATGTTGTATATACTGAATTGTTCAATGACCCGCAACGGGAAGCTAACTTTGACTATCTGCCCAAAACATTGATATTTGCTCTCAACGAAGCTCATGCCACCAATATCGTACAGATAGCCAAAGAGGTGTTCGGGCGTCCTGATGACCGCTTCGTTCAAAAAATTACCTATTCGGCAGGTGACAGCAACGAACTGATACGCCAATTCCGCAATGACAAGGATTTCCGCATTGCCGTGACCTGTACATTGGTTGCCACCGGTACGGATGTGAAGCCGCTTGAGGTGGTGATGTTTATGCGTGACGTAGAATCTTTGCCCCTCTACATACAGATGAAGGGGCGTGGCGTGCGTACCATCGGAGACGAGCAACTACGCAATGTTACTCCAAACGCATTCAGTAAAGATTGTTTCTACTTGGTAGATGCGGTGGGAGTAACAGAACATGAAAAGACTATTCCGACTACGACTGACGAACCAACGACAAAGACGATCACTCTTAAAGAACTATTGGAACGTATCAGTCATGGCTACCTTCCCGATGAGTATCTGAAGCGTCTTGCGGCAACGCTTGCCCGAATATACAATAAGGCGGACAACTCGCAGCGAAATGAGTTTGTACGTTTGGCTCATGACGACATGAAGGAACTTGCTTCCAGAATTTATGATGTGCTTGAAAACAACGCTCTTCCACCGTTTGTCAGTACGAATGAACCGAACAACGAGCGTAAAGGCTTGGTTTCCCCGCTTGCCCACCATGCAGATGCACGGCGGTACTTACTCATTCTTGCCGCCGGGTTTATCAATACCTTGATGCCGGGCGAAGATACACTTATCTCTAAAGGATTTTCCATAGAGGAAGCCAAAAGCACGACAGAGGCTTTCGAGGAATTTTGCAAGGAACACAGTGATGAGATAGAGGCGCTGCGCATTATTTACAACAACGAAGGCGAACCGATAACCTATTCGATGCTAAAGGATTTGGAAAACAAACTCAAAATGGCAAACAGTCATTTCACATCCAAGCAACTTTGGAACTCGTATGCCATTGTAAATCCAAACAGTGTGCGACGCTCTACCACCAAAGAAGAAAGTGAAGCTCTGACCAATATTATACAACTCGTGCGCTTCGCTTTCCGTCAAATCGAACGGTTGGATAGTGTAGTCGCTACATCCAAACAATATTTCAACCTGTGGCTGGGACAAAACCAACGCGAAATAACCGATAAACAGCGTGAGGTTATCGGTCGCATAGTAGATTATATCGCATCCAATGGAGCTTGTACCGTCAGGGATATTCGTGAAGATGACGCTACCCATGCGGCACAAATGATTCGTGCATTCGGTAATATGCAAAAAGCCGACGAAGCACTACAATCTCTTTATACATTTGTAGTTTTAAGAAAAGCAGCATAA
- a CDS encoding helix-turn-helix domain-containing protein, with protein sequence MKLNRIKAVLSDKGISQTWLAKKLDKSFSMVNAYACNRIQPNLETLQQIAEILQVDLKDLITDKNERQ encoded by the coding sequence ATGAAACTAAATAGGATAAAGGCTGTCTTGTCGGACAAAGGTATCTCTCAGACGTGGTTGGCTAAAAAGCTTGATAAAAGTTTCAGCATGGTCAATGCCTATGCTTGTAACAGAATCCAGCCTAATTTGGAAACATTGCAGCAGATTGCAGAAATTCTTCAAGTGGATTTGAAGGATTTGATAACAGACAAGAACGAACGTCAATAG
- a CDS encoding YcaO-like family protein: MKEYKACHPLETVNKIRGILSNIGILTKDNHTKNNKFFSFRTNIAYPDLDSFNYGTNGKGTTYEYSLASGYAEFLERLQNNLLLPKRKYSYKRFLDELDPNSQFVKKVREKNLELDYLFDKDEEYWSIEKLHAHWGDELRKIFKLSNHDDIGEFIRQINPSEEVLMVPFFDVQTHESIYLPIELLWSATGSNGMCAGNTAQEAVLQGVCELFERYAIKEIYLKELTPPTIPYDAFKGSVAYENLHYILKENPNYEIIIKDCSLGLGLPVIGLIITDKEKHFFNFKLGSDFNPAIALERCINEVYQGTTYFKSIPFKFFDKSQKPDYISDIDYMYLNLKNTFVDSSGYWPASILSAKVSYPFTGFNDKLGNTNEYDLDYSIKLIHNLGFNLYIRDNSKLNFPAYYVVAPGMSELVINKSNCTLLNLGSKLNYLCNMSNLTVEKAALLADSLDCNYELIKLDRFKYTKIYVPVKDQDLYDLDLELLLYMLFYYARNNDKAMYYLNLFLSDKSRDDYDYYYAISDYMNLRYTENRNDDEIAAILSIGYGKDTANEVVEDISDPEKIFRYHSFPNCFNCEDCKVSDKCRLFDVFQIEKNINVHSRVINQKDLEKHLFGNTQ, encoded by the coding sequence ATGAAAGAATATAAAGCTTGTCATCCTCTCGAAACTGTAAACAAGATAAGAGGAATATTGTCAAATATTGGAATTCTGACAAAAGATAATCATACAAAAAACAACAAATTTTTTTCTTTCCGGACAAATATTGCGTATCCTGATTTAGATTCTTTCAATTATGGAACAAACGGAAAAGGTACAACTTATGAATATTCTCTTGCCAGTGGTTATGCAGAATTTTTGGAAAGGCTGCAAAATAATTTGTTGTTACCGAAAAGAAAATATAGTTATAAACGTTTTCTGGACGAACTTGATCCGAACTCTCAATTTGTAAAGAAAGTAAGGGAAAAAAATCTGGAATTAGATTATTTATTCGATAAGGATGAGGAATACTGGTCTATAGAAAAATTGCATGCTCATTGGGGAGATGAACTTAGAAAAATTTTCAAATTGAGTAATCATGATGATATCGGAGAATTTATAAGACAGATAAATCCTTCAGAAGAGGTTTTAATGGTCCCTTTTTTTGATGTGCAGACTCATGAATCCATCTATCTTCCAATTGAGTTATTATGGTCAGCTACAGGCTCTAATGGAATGTGTGCAGGAAATACTGCACAGGAGGCTGTTCTGCAAGGAGTTTGTGAGCTTTTTGAGCGTTATGCCATAAAAGAAATATATCTGAAAGAATTAACTCCGCCAACAATACCTTATGACGCATTTAAAGGTTCTGTGGCCTATGAAAACTTACATTACATATTAAAAGAAAACCCGAATTATGAAATTATTATAAAAGATTGTTCCCTGGGGCTTGGTTTACCTGTTATAGGGCTTATCATTACTGATAAAGAAAAGCATTTTTTCAATTTCAAATTAGGTTCAGATTTCAATCCTGCTATTGCGCTGGAAAGATGCATTAATGAAGTTTATCAGGGTACGACATATTTCAAAAGTATTCCTTTTAAATTCTTCGACAAATCACAGAAACCTGATTATATATCGGATATTGATTATATGTATTTAAATCTGAAAAACACATTCGTAGATAGTTCGGGTTATTGGCCTGCTTCTATATTATCTGCCAAAGTATCTTATCCGTTTACTGGCTTTAATGATAAGTTGGGAAATACGAATGAGTATGATCTGGACTACAGTATCAAACTGATCCATAATTTAGGGTTTAATCTCTATATTCGTGATAATTCGAAACTTAATTTTCCGGCTTATTACGTTGTTGCCCCAGGCATGAGTGAATTAGTGATAAACAAATCAAATTGTACATTACTCAATCTAGGAAGTAAATTAAATTATCTTTGTAATATGAGCAATTTGACTGTTGAAAAGGCGGCCTTATTAGCTGACAGTCTGGATTGTAATTATGAATTGATAAAGCTTGACAGATTCAAATATACGAAAATATATGTTCCTGTCAAGGATCAAGACTTATATGATCTTGATTTAGAGCTACTTTTATACATGCTTTTTTATTATGCGCGCAATAACGATAAAGCAATGTATTATCTGAATTTATTCTTATCAGATAAAAGCCGCGATGACTATGATTATTATTATGCTATTTCGGATTATATGAATCTGAGATATACAGAAAATAGAAATGACGATGAAATTGCCGCAATTTTATCAATTGGTTATGGAAAAGATACCGCAAATGAAGTAGTTGAGGATATATCCGATCCGGAAAAAATATTCAGATACCACTCCTTCCCCAATTGTTTCAACTGTGAAGATTGTAAAGTCTCGGATAAATGCAGGTTATTTGATGTGTTTCAAATAGAAAAGAATATTAATGTTCATTCGCGTGTCATAAATCAAAAAGACTTGGAAAAACACTTGTTCGGAAACACACAATAG
- a CDS encoding alpha/beta hydrolase — protein MKLFLLLILIFALNSIGFGQQIIVRDTVKSEILRQTRHINVVVPAFPSRQSDCKMNVVYVLDGDDAFVNLVAAHLAFVRDMDNEIPAFLVVGVVSENTRMDDFMVGDPDRETGRAQKFLSFMSDELFPYIESRYNVTRHRLGVGHSLGGSLLMHALCDRDSLFNAYMMFSPNLVYSKNRLLEDFKAKAPVKLDKFVYLSIGDTGEPETGYLKGIRRFDSLLLNSPGIKGFEAHIDYLTEVGHMESLPVSLGRSVKEYIRYSYGTPGEDVRMAMLAEDDFAKAFSKYYNDRQEYLGYRYYPGVYNLYNHWIVLAGMNGQPRKILQIADLAIKIHEGDSHRYILYLGKAQAYDDMNDTESALKACEDAMKSLQAEHDQYDKEDYKYAEEEINELISEIKQAGH, from the coding sequence ATGAAATTATTTTTATTATTGATCTTGATTTTTGCATTAAATTCGATAGGTTTCGGGCAGCAAATCATTGTCAGAGATACGGTTAAATCGGAGATTCTGAGACAAACCCGACATATTAATGTGGTGGTGCCTGCATTCCCCAGCCGGCAATCGGATTGTAAAATGAATGTGGTATATGTTTTGGATGGTGATGATGCTTTTGTTAATCTGGTTGCGGCTCATCTGGCTTTTGTCCGCGATATGGATAATGAGATTCCTGCTTTTTTGGTCGTGGGGGTTGTTTCTGAAAATACCCGTATGGATGATTTTATGGTGGGTGATCCGGATCGGGAAACAGGACGTGCACAGAAATTTTTAAGTTTTATGTCAGATGAACTTTTCCCTTATATCGAGTCTCGCTATAATGTGACCCGGCATAGGTTAGGTGTGGGGCATTCATTGGGAGGATCGTTGCTTATGCATGCGTTGTGTGACAGAGATTCTCTCTTTAACGCTTATATGATGTTCAGTCCGAATCTGGTTTATAGCAAAAACAGATTGCTGGAAGATTTTAAAGCGAAAGCTCCGGTAAAACTTGATAAGTTTGTTTATCTGTCCATTGGGGACACGGGCGAGCCGGAGACCGGATATTTGAAAGGAATTCGCCGGTTTGATTCTTTGCTTTTAAATTCTCCCGGGATCAAGGGATTTGAAGCGCATATAGATTATCTGACAGAAGTTGGACATATGGAATCGCTGCCTGTTTCTCTGGGCAGGAGTGTCAAAGAATATATCAGGTATTCTTATGGTACACCCGGAGAAGATGTGAGAATGGCTATGCTTGCAGAAGATGATTTTGCCAAAGCCTTTAGTAAGTATTATAACGACAGGCAGGAATATCTGGGATACCGTTATTATCCGGGTGTTTACAATCTGTATAATCATTGGATTGTGTTGGCGGGAATGAACGGTCAACCCCGGAAAATATTGCAAATTGCTGATTTGGCGATAAAGATTCATGAAGGAGACAGTCACCGGTATATTTTATATCTGGGGAAGGCTCAGGCTTATGATGATATGAATGATACCGAATCAGCTCTTAAAGCTTGTGAGGATGCGATGAAATCACTTCAGGCTGAGCATGACCAGTACGATAAAGAAGATTATAAATATGCCGAAGAGGAAATAAACGAACTGATTTCAGAAATAAAGCAAGCGGGTCACTAA
- a CDS encoding TonB-dependent receptor, translated as MKFIFFFLLLVISHYTASSQLNVIESRIVNPDQKPIEYATVILQDSQVKYIDGTITDSTGYFIIKHLPAGNYRLIIQHLLYEPDTLYIQANMQIQPVITLIPRQYTLNEVQVSAEGPMMKVSGNMLSYNAQSIEKNKAITTAYEMLKEIPGIFEINNQLSLIGSEKLNIVINGQMTKMTIEQVSNMLKTIPSSNIANIEVMYNPPAKYNVRGALINIVLNKRTDEQPSVTGEVSASYKQSVYASNVDRINLVYNNSKFKVDFSATVNTGKSWDKNKSYSRHSLKDKIVKINEFINSRNNYLDIDFRTEAAYTFNKNSELIFSYFLNKEKKNGKSFATNDYTDINQYSLNSLNHTKDNRQLHNAYIQYSNRKFNIGAEYTFYKNPTDQHYTDEKDHQINKNYINNSDQKISKWSVFINHGVTFPSKLKLNYGINAGYNLSDTKVRYLFRQNDDYIEAGDLNLDGSQKEYTATPFIEASCRFNKKLSASISLKTEYFKSIYTDNGIRHTLWNDWSLFPNLSVTYSLDPRNTFQLNITSDKYYPSFWAINPQTTELNSYSEVVGNPELSPYKMYRGQFMYIRNRKYIFMGFIQYAPDYFSQLPHMSADEIKTIYRFENYDYLLRMGIAVILNVKQGKFFSSNITLQGINSREKIDDFYGYSFNHTSLSGVVNLNNSFNLTEYLLLQVNGHFQSAARQGVYKLGEIWKLSGRVKWTITKSLSFLVNYDNILCHQRPRPVKLEYSNQYKLTRFYERSSVEFTLIWRLKNHKQSKYHQVDDSRLSR; from the coding sequence ATGAAGTTTATATTCTTTTTTCTGTTATTGGTGATCTCACATTATACGGCGAGCTCGCAGTTAAATGTTATTGAGAGTAGAATTGTTAATCCCGACCAAAAACCCATCGAATACGCAACAGTTATTTTACAGGATTCACAGGTAAAATATATTGACGGTACAATTACTGACAGCACGGGGTATTTTATAATCAAGCATCTTCCGGCCGGTAATTACCGGTTGATTATTCAACATTTACTTTATGAGCCCGATACATTGTATATACAGGCCAACATGCAGATACAGCCTGTAATAACTCTTATTCCCAGGCAATATACTTTAAATGAAGTTCAGGTGTCAGCAGAGGGACCAATGATGAAAGTAAGCGGTAATATGTTGTCTTATAATGCTCAATCGATAGAAAAGAATAAGGCAATAACAACCGCTTACGAAATGTTAAAAGAGATTCCGGGTATATTTGAAATCAATAACCAATTGTCATTGATAGGCAGTGAAAAGCTAAACATTGTTATAAACGGACAAATGACCAAAATGACTATAGAGCAGGTCAGTAATATGCTAAAGACCATTCCTTCTTCGAATATTGCAAATATTGAGGTTATGTATAATCCGCCTGCCAAATATAATGTCAGGGGAGCTCTGATCAATATCGTTCTGAACAAAAGGACGGATGAACAGCCGTCTGTAACAGGGGAAGTGTCAGCATCATACAAACAATCGGTCTATGCATCAAACGTTGACCGGATCAATCTTGTTTATAATAATTCAAAATTCAAAGTTGATTTTTCGGCCACGGTTAATACCGGGAAAAGTTGGGATAAAAACAAATCCTATTCCCGGCATTCCCTGAAAGACAAAATTGTAAAAATAAATGAATTCATCAATAGCAGGAATAATTATCTGGATATAGATTTCAGAACAGAAGCAGCTTATACATTTAACAAAAACAGTGAACTTATTTTTTCATATTTCCTTAATAAAGAGAAAAAAAACGGCAAAAGTTTTGCAACGAACGATTATACCGATATAAACCAATATAGCTTAAACAGCTTGAATCACACGAAAGATAACCGGCAGTTGCACAACGCCTATATACAGTATTCAAACAGAAAATTCAATATAGGAGCCGAATACACTTTTTACAAAAATCCGACAGACCAGCATTATACCGATGAAAAAGACCATCAAATCAATAAAAATTATATCAATAATTCTGATCAGAAGATTTCAAAATGGTCCGTATTTATTAATCATGGAGTTACATTCCCCTCAAAGTTAAAACTGAATTATGGTATAAATGCGGGATATAATTTATCTGATACGAAAGTTCGGTATTTATTCAGGCAAAATGATGATTACATCGAAGCCGGAGATTTAAATTTAGATGGCAGTCAGAAAGAATACACTGCAACCCCTTTTATAGAAGCATCCTGCCGGTTCAATAAAAAACTGTCGGCCTCCATTTCCTTGAAAACCGAATACTTCAAATCAATTTATACAGATAATGGTATCCGGCATACTTTATGGAACGACTGGTCGCTATTTCCAAATTTATCCGTTACTTACAGTCTGGATCCGAGAAATACTTTTCAGTTGAATATTACGAGTGATAAGTATTATCCTTCATTTTGGGCCATTAATCCTCAAACGACAGAATTGAACTCATATTCGGAGGTTGTGGGTAATCCGGAGTTAAGCCCGTATAAGATGTACAGAGGGCAGTTTATGTATATACGCAATCGCAAGTATATTTTTATGGGATTCATTCAGTATGCACCGGACTATTTCAGTCAGTTGCCCCACATGTCGGCAGACGAAATAAAGACAATATATCGTTTTGAGAATTATGATTATCTGCTAAGAATGGGAATTGCAGTGATACTGAATGTTAAGCAAGGAAAATTCTTTAGCAGTAATATCACTTTGCAGGGAATAAATTCGCGGGAGAAGATCGACGATTTTTATGGTTATTCATTTAATCATACAAGCTTAAGCGGTGTGGTCAATTTAAATAATTCTTTTAATCTTACCGAGTATTTATTGTTGCAGGTCAACGGACATTTTCAGTCTGCTGCCCGGCAGGGGGTCTATAAACTCGGCGAAATATGGAAGTTGTCAGGTAGAGTCAAATGGACGATAACCAAATCGCTTTCTTTTTTGGTAAATTATGACAACATATTGTGCCATCAGAGGCCGCGTCCGGTTAAGTTGGAATACAGTAACCAGTACAAGCTGACTCGTTTTTATGAGAGAAGTAGTGTTGAATTTACATTGATCTGGAGACTAAAGAATCATAAACAATCAAAATACCATCAGGTTGACGACAGCAGATTGAGCCGGTAG